AGCGGCGGTTTTCTTACGGCGCTTGGGCGCGCCTTTTTCCGCGGCGGTCTCGCGTTCCCCGCGCTGTTTTTTGCTCGCTTCGAGTGACTGTTGCAGCACGTCCATAAGATTGACCACCTTGCCGCGCGACGGCGCCTTCTTCGGCGCTTCGGGCAATTCTTTGCCGGCCGCGCGCGCCTCGATCATCTCGAGCAATTCGTCGTGGTACTTGTTCGCGAATTTCTCCGGCTCGAACGCTTCGACGGTCATGGAATCGATCAGCATCTTGGCCATCTTCATCTCGGCTTCAGGCAGCTTCGACGATTCGGGAAAGTCCAGCGTCGATTGATCGACGAGTTCTTCCGCCCAATGCATCAATTCCATGAGCAGTGCGTCGCCATTGGGTTTTACGGCGCAGATATATTCTTTGGAGCGTAGAACGACGCGCGCGATCGCCACGCGATTGCTCGTCGAGAGCGCTTCGCGCAAGAGCGCATAGGCGTGGCGGCCCTGTTTGGTCGGCTCGAGATAATAGGGCTTATCGAAAAACATCGGGTTGATCTTGTCGAGTTCGACGAACTCGAGGATGTCGACCGACTGCGTGGCCTCCGGATTGACTTTTTTGAAGTCGTCGTCCGTGAGTACCACGTACTCGCCCTTTTCGTACTCGTAGCCTTTGACGATCTCGTCCCACGGCACGGGTTTATTATCGACCGAACAGACGCGCTCGTACTTGATGCGCCCTTCATCCTTCGCGTGCAGCATGTTGAACGAGAGATCGTTGGCCTTGACGGCCGTGAATACTTTCACCGGGATCGTCACGAGGCCGAAGTTGATCGAGCCGGACCAGATCGCATGAGCCATGATGGGTCGTGTTCCTCCGAAGGTATCCGAGCAAACCGCGGATTTTCATTATACCCGGCGCCGCCAAGATAGGCGACCCTCAGGCCCAGTGCTTCTGCGCCTTGGCGATCGCGGCTTCGAGCTTCGCGGGCTTCCAGTTCTGACCGGCCCAGAGATCGCCGATCTTCGCTAGCCGTTTCGGCGCAGTTTTGATGGTCCACGGAGCCGACGCGTCCTCCGGCGCACCCGAGCGTTTTCGCGCGAGGGCCTCAACCTCGCTCCACTCAAGCGGCATCGAGACCGGCGCGCCGTCGCGCGCGCGCACCACGAACGGAGGAACGAGCGTCTTGCCGCGGCCGACCTGCACGTAGTCGAGGTACACGGTGCCGCGTTTGCGTTTCGCGGTCATGCGTTCGAGAGTCGTCAAGTCCGGGTTTTCGGCCGCCAAGCGCCGCGCGATCACCTCGGCAAAAATCTTTATCGGCTCGTATCCATACCCGGTGCGCAGCGGAATCACCACATGCAACCCGCTGCTTCCAGACGTTTTCACCAGCGGCTTGAGCCCGATCGCGTCGAGCAGGTCGCGCAGTTTGAGCGCGACGGTCGCCATGGTTTTTAGCGTGCAGCCTTCCCACGGATCGAGATCGAAGAGCGCATAATCCGGCTCGTCGAGCGATCGCACGCGCGACGTCCACGTGTGCAGCACGATCGACGCGAGATTCGCGCAGAACACGAGCGTCGCTTCGTCGTTACACACCAAGAACGCCGTGTGGCTGCGCCGCTCGCTCGACGATTCGATCCGAACGGTCTCTACCCAATCCGGCGTTCCGCGCGGCGCTTGTTTCTCGAAGAACGATTCGCCGTCGATACCGTTGGGATAGCGTTCGAGTGTGAGCGGCCGATCCTTGAGATGCGGTACGAGCCACGGCGCAACGCTCTGGTAGTATGCGATGAAGTCGCCCTTCGTGTACCCGTCGCGCGGCCACAGAACCTTATCGAGATTGGAGATCTGCAGGCTGTGCGTTCCCACGCGTACGAGCGTCTTCTCCGAAGCCGGCACTCACTTTACCTCGTCGGAATCGGCGGGGCGCTCGCGCGTGCAATCCTTCGGATCTTTGTCGAGCCGCAACCCCAAAAATGCCGGATGGCGCATATTTCCCTCACGCGTCCATTCGGTGAAGCGTACTTCCGCGACGAGCTGAGGCTTGACCCAATGCGCCGGCGTGTTCGTGTCGATCTCGTCGGCAAACGGTGACGTCTTGCGTTCGAGCTGCGCGAGCTTTTCGGTCATCTTGGCGAGCGTCTTCGTATCGAAACCGGTGCCGACGTGCCCAACGTAATGCAGTTTGCCGCCATCGTACAAACCCAAGAGCAGCGCGCCGAAGCCCTTGCGGCTTCCGCGCGGCTCGGTGAATCCGCCCACGACCGCCTCCTGCATCAACTGCGCCTTGATCTTCACCCAATCGCGGCTGCGCCGTTCCTGATAGACCGAACTGCGCCGCTTGCCGACGATCCCTTCGAGCTGCCGCTCGCGCGCTTGTTCGAAAAGCGCGCGGCCCTGCGCGACGACGTGCTTGGAGTACAGCACGAGTTCGTCGTCCGCGATCACCCGCTGCAGGCGTTCCTTGCGCTCCTCGAGCGGCAGCTTGCGCAGATCCTTGCCGTCGGCGTAGAGCAAATCGAACGCAACGAAAGTGAGCGGATATTTTTTCGCCTCGGGACTGCGCGCGCTCGGGCGCTTCCGGTTGAAACTTCCCTGAAGTCGCTGGAACGACGAGCGGCCGTTTTCGTCGAGACTGACGATCTCACCGTCGACGATCGCGGGTACGCTCGAAAACGCCGAACCAAGCGCGCTCAATTCGGGGAATTGCGGCAAGAAATCCAGGCCGTTGCGCGAGACGAGGCTCACCTCGCCCTTCTCGCCGACCGTACAGATCGCGCGGTAGCCGTCCCACTTGAGCTCGAAGATCCAATCGTCATCGTCGAACGGTTCGTCGACGAGCGTCGCGAGCATCGGCTCCGCGATCGTTGGAACCGGATCGCGTTTGGTGCTGCGTTTGGCCGGCGCTTTTGTCGTGCCGGCGCGCACGTTACGGTTCGAGGCCCAATGCGGCGCCTTCGGATCGTCGGCGATCTGCGCGAGGGTCTTGCCGCTCTTCGCCGATTTGTCGTCGCGTTCGATGTCGTACGACGTATCGACGTACTCGTCGTGATCCTTGATCAGCAGCCACGGATCGCCGCTCTCGTCGCCGCGATTTTTGATCCGCACGAGCGTAAACTCGCCCTGCAGTTTCTTGCCCTTGAGAACGAATTTGATTTTGCCCTTGCCGATCTCTGCGGTCGGATCGGACCCTTCGGCGAGCGCGTAAGTTCCCTCGTCCCACACGATCACTTCCCCCGCGCCGTAATTGTTCTTGGGGATGATGCCTTCGAACGTGCGGTAGTCGTAGGGATGATCTTCAACGTGCATCGCGAGGCGTTTATCGGCCGGATCGCGCGAGGGACCCTTCGGAACCGCCCACGATTTCAACACGCCGTCGGCCTCGAGCCGGAAATCGTAGTGGAGCCGCGATGCGTGGTGTTTCTGAATCACGAAACGCAGGCGCTTGCCGGCGGCCGCGCGTTTGCCGCGCGGTTCGGGCGTTGCCGCGAAATCGCGTTTACCGTGATAACGAGAAAGCGAGCCGGACTCGTTATTTGTCCGGCTCGCTTTCGCAACGGGTTGCTTCTTTGCCGGCATGGGCCGGATGTACAGCGGGCTAGACCCGCGCTCCTCGTCCGGTTATCAGGTTAATAACCAGCAGGATGATCGCAACCACCAGCACGATGTGGATCAGCCCTCCGGCGATGTGGAACGCGAAACCGAGTAGCCACAAGATCACGAGGATGACGATAATCGTCCACAAAATACCGCCCATACGCTAACCGCCGCCGCCACTCGTGTTGGTAGTGGACTTGGTAGTCGTCGATCCGCTGCCGGTCGCGGGTTGGGTATTGGTGGTGCTGTTCGTGGTGCTGTTCGTCGTGGAGGTCATCGACCAGGGATGCCACGCGAAGAGTGCGATAAGCACTGCCACCACGACGACGATGACGATGCCGATCGCCGCGGCGTTTCCGCCGCCGCTATCACCGTCTCTTACAATTACTGGACCATCAGCCATAGCATTGAGCTCCTTTGCGTTGCTGCAGTGGCCCCGTTATACCCACGAGCGACAAGCGCAAACCCCCTTCGGCGGCGAACGAACGCACGAGACCTATGTGGAGCCTTATCGGACTGGTCCTGGCGCTAGCGATCGCCACTCTCGCCTGGCTGCGCGGGCGAACGCTCAATGCGACGTTTTACGAGCGCGACGTCTACGGCATGGGGGCGAGCGTCCATCGCCGGTATGCCGCTGCGAGCCTGATCTTCGCGCTCGCTTTTGCCGCCGGAGTCGCGCTTCCGGCCGTGCCTGCGGTGCCGCTGCTGGCGGTTTACACGGTCGTGGCGATCCTCTATCTGGCGTCGTTCGTGCGGGGCGCGACCGGCGAAGACGAGTGAGACCCCATCCGAAACACCGGGCCGCGGCGGCGGTATCTGGGCTAAGAAAGCACTTCGTGGAGGCGTCATGAATCCGTACGTCGCTCAACTCAAGGCTCAGTTCACGCCGCAGCAGTTTGCGTTTTTCGAGGGTGAAGCGCGGCGTTATCGCAAGGATCCCGTCGTGGC
The sequence above is a segment of the Candidatus Baltobacteraceae bacterium genome. Coding sequences within it:
- a CDS encoding Ku protein, with translation MAHAIWSGSINFGLVTIPVKVFTAVKANDLSFNMLHAKDEGRIKYERVCSVDNKPVPWDEIVKGYEYEKGEYVVLTDDDFKKVNPEATQSVDILEFVELDKINPMFFDKPYYLEPTKQGRHAYALLREALSTSNRVAIARVVLRSKEYICAVKPNGDALLMELMHWAEELVDQSTLDFPESSKLPEAEMKMAKMLIDSMTVEAFEPEKFANKYHDELLEMIEARAAGKELPEAPKKAPSRGKVVNLMDVLQQSLEASKKQRGERETAAEKGAPKRRKKTAA
- the ligD gene encoding non-homologous end-joining DNA ligase, coding for MPASEKTLVRVGTHSLQISNLDKVLWPRDGYTKGDFIAYYQSVAPWLVPHLKDRPLTLERYPNGIDGESFFEKQAPRGTPDWVETVRIESSSERRSHTAFLVCNDEATLVFCANLASIVLHTWTSRVRSLDEPDYALFDLDPWEGCTLKTMATVALKLRDLLDAIGLKPLVKTSGSSGLHVVIPLRTGYGYEPIKIFAEVIARRLAAENPDLTTLERMTAKRKRGTVYLDYVQVGRGKTLVPPFVVRARDGAPVSMPLEWSEVEALARKRSGAPEDASAPWTIKTAPKRLAKIGDLWAGQNWKPAKLEAAIAKAQKHWA
- the ligD gene encoding non-homologous end-joining DNA ligase — protein: MPAKKQPVAKASRTNNESGSLSRYHGKRDFAATPEPRGKRAAAGKRLRFVIQKHHASRLHYDFRLEADGVLKSWAVPKGPSRDPADKRLAMHVEDHPYDYRTFEGIIPKNNYGAGEVIVWDEGTYALAEGSDPTAEIGKGKIKFVLKGKKLQGEFTLVRIKNRGDESGDPWLLIKDHDEYVDTSYDIERDDKSAKSGKTLAQIADDPKAPHWASNRNVRAGTTKAPAKRSTKRDPVPTIAEPMLATLVDEPFDDDDWIFELKWDGYRAICTVGEKGEVSLVSRNGLDFLPQFPELSALGSAFSSVPAIVDGEIVSLDENGRSSFQRLQGSFNRKRPSARSPEAKKYPLTFVAFDLLYADGKDLRKLPLEERKERLQRVIADDELVLYSKHVVAQGRALFEQARERQLEGIVGKRRSSVYQERRSRDWVKIKAQLMQEAVVGGFTEPRGSRKGFGALLLGLYDGGKLHYVGHVGTGFDTKTLAKMTEKLAQLERKTSPFADEIDTNTPAHWVKPQLVAEVRFTEWTREGNMRHPAFLGLRLDKDPKDCTRERPADSDEVK
- a CDS encoding lmo0937 family membrane protein, whose protein sequence is MWTIIVILVILWLLGFAFHIAGGLIHIVLVVAIILLVINLITGRGARV